The uncultured Fusobacterium sp. genome has a window encoding:
- a CDS encoding cold-shock protein, translating into MLKGTVKWFNKDKGFGFISGEDGNDYFVHYSNINAKGFRSLEEGQAVTFEVTEGNKGPVASNVTVA; encoded by the coding sequence ATGCTAAAAGGAACTGTAAAATGGTTTAACAAAGACAAAGGATTCGGATTCATTTCTGGAGAAGATGGAAACGATTATTTCGTTCACTACTCTAACATCAATGCAAAAGGATTCAGATCTCTAGAAGAAGGACAAGCTGTTACTTTCGAAGTTACTGAAGGAAACAAAGGTCCAGTTGCTTCTAACGTAACTGTTGCATAG